A single region of the Psychrobacter alimentarius genome encodes:
- a CDS encoding rod shape-determining protein → MLVMNLFGFLSNNIAIDLGTANTLIFIPNKGVVLDEPTVVALRSNRTQNPTVAAVGIDAKQMLGRTPANITAIRPLKDGVIADFEVTQKMLKHFIAKVKAKRFMAQPNVVVCVPCKSTLVERKAIREAVSSAGASKVLLLEEPMAAAIGAGMPVHEASGSMVVDIGGGTTEIAVIALSGCVYAESIRIGGDMFDEAIITHVRRTHGCVIGETTAERIKKEVGSALNEDSQLEVEVRGRSMAEGVPKTFIVNSEEVQKALSDPLSGIISAVKAALEQTPPELSSDIAERGIVLTGGGALLRDLDKLISRETGLPVTVAEDPLTCVSRGGGIALDFINNKSLNMIFV, encoded by the coding sequence ATATTAGTCATGAACCTGTTTGGATTTTTATCAAATAATATCGCAATCGACCTCGGTACTGCGAACACCCTCATTTTTATTCCTAATAAAGGCGTCGTACTTGACGAGCCTACGGTGGTTGCGTTACGAAGTAATCGTACTCAAAACCCTACCGTTGCTGCTGTTGGTATCGATGCAAAGCAAATGCTGGGTCGTACGCCTGCCAATATTACGGCGATTCGCCCACTAAAAGACGGTGTGATTGCTGACTTTGAAGTGACACAAAAGATGCTCAAGCATTTTATCGCTAAAGTAAAAGCTAAGCGTTTTATGGCGCAGCCTAACGTGGTGGTTTGTGTACCTTGTAAGTCTACGTTGGTTGAGCGTAAAGCGATACGTGAGGCAGTCTCGTCAGCAGGCGCAAGTAAAGTGCTATTGCTAGAGGAACCAATGGCGGCAGCAATAGGGGCGGGCATGCCAGTTCATGAAGCTAGCGGGTCTATGGTTGTTGATATCGGTGGTGGCACAACTGAGATCGCTGTTATCGCGCTATCTGGTTGCGTCTATGCTGAGTCCATTCGTATTGGTGGCGACATGTTTGATGAAGCCATTATTACGCACGTACGCCGTACACATGGTTGCGTGATTGGTGAGACAACAGCTGAGCGTATCAAAAAAGAAGTCGGTTCTGCGTTGAATGAAGACAGTCAGTTAGAAGTTGAGGTTCGCGGTCGTAGTATGGCAGAAGGGGTGCCAAAGACCTTTATCGTCAATTCTGAAGAAGTGCAAAAAGCATTGAGCGATCCATTGAGTGGCATCATTAGTGCAGTAAAAGCAGCACTTGAGCAGACACCACCTGAGTTATCTTCAGATATCGCTGAGCGCGGCATTGTGTTGACTGGTGGCGGTGCGTTACTTCGTGATTTAGACAAACTGATTTCAAGAGAGACTGGTCTGCCTGTAACAGTTGCCGAAGACCCATTGACCTGTGTCAGCCGTGGTGGCGGTATCGCACTTGATTTTATCAATAACAAAAGCTTGAATATGATTTTTGTTTAA
- a CDS encoding Rne/Rng family ribonuclease: MSEELLINISPMESRVAVLDNGILGEIYIERHNKLGLVGNIYLGTVVRVLPGMQAAFVDIGQSRTAFLHVNDMQREPRPVADNKDKTGAGSLQGNSSQSKSTEGNKDNTTLETSDGVDFTAPMVTTQTTEMVPVSKTLIQHRLYESQRILVQVTKDQLGSKGARLTTNISLPSRYLVYLPSSDHIGISQRIDGEEERTRLKTELSNLMQTVNLKGGLIARTAAERVPVDKLEEDIYYLLQLWRTICARRQEINHHQSSELIYQELSLPLRSIRDLVHADTEKVIIDNTEVYEQVRYFAKEFVPFVYDRIVHYTAEQSLFDVSRVEDDLRDALKRRVDLKSGGYLIIDQTEAMTTIDVNTGSFVGGRSLEDTVYKTNLEATHAIARQLRLRNLGGIIILDFIDMLEQQHKDDVLESLQAQLTQDYAKTKITQVSELGLVEMTRKRTRESLGQQLCEPCSTCQGRGFVKTAETVCFEIFREIMRCARTYNSPKKFTVVAHAAVIDLLLTSESDTVADLEYLLGRVITFDVENLYTQEQYDIVLD; this comes from the coding sequence ATGTCCGAAGAGCTGCTAATTAATATTAGTCCGATGGAATCGCGTGTTGCGGTTTTAGACAATGGTATCCTAGGTGAGATTTATATCGAGCGGCATAATAAGCTAGGACTGGTCGGCAATATTTATTTGGGGACGGTTGTTCGGGTCTTACCTGGTATGCAGGCAGCTTTTGTCGATATTGGTCAATCACGGACAGCATTCCTACATGTCAATGACATGCAGCGCGAGCCTCGACCAGTGGCCGACAATAAGGATAAAACTGGTGCAGGCAGTCTTCAAGGTAATAGTTCTCAAAGTAAAAGTACAGAGGGCAATAAAGACAACACAACTCTTGAAACCTCTGATGGTGTGGATTTTACAGCGCCTATGGTCACGACCCAAACGACTGAAATGGTGCCTGTCTCCAAAACACTTATCCAACATCGCTTGTACGAAAGCCAGCGTATTTTGGTACAAGTCACCAAAGATCAGTTAGGAAGTAAAGGCGCTCGCCTGACAACCAATATATCACTGCCATCACGCTACTTGGTTTATTTGCCGTCAAGTGATCATATTGGTATATCACAGCGTATTGATGGGGAAGAGGAGCGTACACGCTTAAAGACTGAGCTTAGCAATTTGATGCAAACCGTCAATCTAAAAGGTGGCCTCATCGCTCGTACCGCTGCTGAACGTGTGCCTGTCGACAAGTTAGAAGAAGATATTTATTATCTATTGCAGTTGTGGCGTACCATTTGCGCTCGCCGTCAAGAGATCAACCATCATCAAAGCTCAGAACTGATTTATCAAGAGTTGTCGCTGCCTCTACGCTCTATTCGTGATTTGGTTCATGCCGATACCGAAAAAGTCATTATTGACAATACAGAGGTTTATGAACAAGTCCGGTATTTCGCCAAAGAGTTTGTACCTTTTGTATATGATCGAATCGTACACTACACCGCAGAGCAGTCACTATTTGATGTGAGCCGTGTTGAAGATGATTTGCGCGACGCTCTAAAACGCCGTGTTGATCTAAAATCTGGCGGCTATTTGATTATTGATCAGACAGAAGCCATGACAACTATTGATGTCAATACAGGCTCCTTTGTTGGAGGACGGTCACTAGAAGACACTGTCTATAAAACCAATCTAGAGGCTACTCACGCTATTGCCCGTCAACTGCGTCTACGTAATCTGGGCGGCATTATTATCTTAGATTTTATCGATATGCTTGAGCAACAGCACAAGGACGATGTGCTTGAGAGTTTACAGGCACAACTCACGCAAGATTATGCCAAAACCAAAATTACTCAAGTGAGCGAGCTTGGTTTGGTGGAGATGACACGCAAACGTACTCGTGAATCCTTGGGTCAGCAGTTATGTGAGCCTTGTTCTACTTGTCAAGGTCGTGGTTTTGTAAAGACAGCAGAAACTGTTTGTTTTGAGATATTTCGCGAAATTATGCGCTGTGCTCGTACTTATAACTCTCCTAAAAAGTTCACCGTCGTTGCCCATGCTGCAGTCATTGATTTATTACTGACTTCAGAATCAGATACCGTGGCAGACTTAGAGTATCTATTGGGTAGAGTCATCACTTTTGATGTGGAAAACCTATATACCCAAGAGCAATATGATATCGTTTTAGACTGA
- the mreD gene encoding rod shape-determining protein MreD codes for MAYPDSENATVLLIAAIILSFVAASSLNVYPLNPSMATLRPMVMIMVLIFWLLFQPRYVGIFTAFTIGIIADLLMDTHLGQQAFSAVVVALVIKITSIYVRQLNTLSAWLIASLGLIVFQISLWVLQMFIQNVFIAQSALSLLMSIISWPLVLLVLRKFVH; via the coding sequence ATGGCGTATCCTGATTCTGAGAATGCAACGGTACTTTTAATTGCTGCCATCATTCTAAGCTTCGTCGCTGCTTCATCACTCAATGTATATCCGTTAAACCCTAGTATGGCAACCCTGCGTCCTATGGTCATGATTATGGTGCTGATTTTCTGGTTGCTGTTTCAGCCCCGTTATGTCGGTATCTTTACAGCATTTACCATAGGTATTATCGCTGATTTGCTGATGGATACGCACTTGGGACAACAAGCCTTTTCTGCAGTGGTGGTTGCTCTTGTCATCAAAATCACTAGTATCTACGTGAGACAATTAAATACTCTGAGTGCATGGCTGATAGCGAGCTTGGGATTGATCGTTTTCCAAATCAGCCTATGGGTACTACAGATGTTTATTCAAAATGTCTTTATCGCACAATCCGCATTATCCTTACTGATGAGTATCATAAGCTGGCCACTAGTGCTCTTGGTATTAAGAAAGTTTGTGCATTGA
- the rpsJ gene encoding 30S ribosomal protein S10 — MANQRIRIRLKSFDHRLIDQSAQEIVDTAKRTGAQVCGPVPLPTRIERFNVLTSPHVNKDARDQYEIRTHKRMVDIVQPTDKTVDALMKLDLAAGVDVQIALG, encoded by the coding sequence ATGGCTAACCAGAGAATCCGTATCCGTCTTAAGTCTTTTGATCATCGTTTGATCGATCAATCTGCACAAGAGATTGTTGATACTGCAAAGCGCACCGGTGCGCAAGTTTGTGGTCCTGTACCGTTGCCGACTCGCATTGAGCGCTTCAACGTTCTAACCTCACCACACGTTAACAAAGACGCTCGTGACCAGTACGAAATCCGTACTCATAAGCGTATGGTTGATATCGTTCAGCCTACTGATAAAACAGTGGATGCGCTAATGAAGTTAGATTTAGCGGCGGGTGTTGACGTTCAAATTGCTTTGGGTTAA
- the rplV gene encoding 50S ribosomal protein L22, which produces MEVTAKLRGAAISAQKVRLVADEVRGKSIERALDILTYSNKKGAVFVKKCLNSAIANAEHNHGLDIDDLKVATIYVDEGITLKRILPRAKGRADRISKRTCHITIKVGE; this is translated from the coding sequence ATGGAAGTAACTGCAAAATTACGCGGTGCCGCCATTTCGGCACAAAAAGTTAGACTCGTTGCTGATGAAGTTCGTGGCAAATCAATCGAGCGTGCTTTGGATATCCTAACGTATAGTAATAAAAAAGGCGCTGTGTTTGTTAAGAAATGCCTTAACTCAGCCATCGCCAATGCCGAACACAATCACGGTTTAGATATTGACGACCTAAAAGTCGCTACTATCTATGTCGATGAAGGCATTACGCTAAAACGTATCCTACCACGTGCTAAAGGTCGCGCTGATCGTATCAGTAAGCGTACTTGTCACATCACTATAAAGGTAGGAGAATAA
- the mreC gene encoding rod shape-determining protein MreC, with protein sequence MTPSIFARQPLSLRKTAIVLIAALILMWFDSKNSEWFTPVRSTSHAAMQPIYELSLLPSYATHWASGSLQSKETLRRKNMQLESQLIHAQAKLQQQDYILAQNARLQGILSTTKPEQFDLNLAQVIGTDANLLRQIVVLNKGEQDGVQVGQTVIDENGILGQIINVYPNTSRLLLITDEQQSVAVTVKRTGQRAIVTGKGIPTSLSLDYVFKTSDVRVGDELISSGLGGRIPAGYRVGRISHVEDVQAANFRSIDVTPTANFIDNAYVLILQDKR encoded by the coding sequence ATGACCCCAAGTATTTTTGCGCGCCAGCCGTTATCACTTCGTAAGACTGCTATTGTACTAATAGCAGCCTTAATATTGATGTGGTTCGATAGCAAAAACTCAGAATGGTTTACTCCCGTACGTAGTACGAGTCATGCCGCAATGCAGCCGATTTATGAGCTGTCTTTATTGCCCAGCTATGCAACCCATTGGGCGAGTGGAAGTTTACAGTCCAAAGAAACCTTGCGCCGTAAAAACATGCAGCTAGAGTCACAGCTCATTCATGCCCAAGCCAAGCTGCAACAGCAGGATTATATCTTGGCACAGAATGCGCGTTTGCAAGGCATCTTATCAACCACGAAGCCTGAGCAGTTTGATCTCAATTTGGCTCAGGTTATTGGGACCGATGCCAATTTGCTCAGACAAATTGTGGTGCTCAATAAAGGTGAGCAAGATGGAGTGCAAGTTGGGCAAACGGTCATTGATGAAAACGGCATATTAGGACAGATTATCAACGTATACCCTAATACCAGTCGATTGCTACTGATCACTGATGAGCAGCAATCGGTGGCTGTGACAGTCAAACGTACGGGTCAACGAGCTATCGTGACAGGCAAGGGCATACCAACCTCATTGAGTCTGGATTATGTTTTCAAAACTTCAGACGTGCGTGTGGGTGATGAGCTGATTTCTTCAGGGTTAGGTGGACGTATACCAGCAGGGTATCGTGTCGGTCGCATCTCTCATGTGGAAGATGTACAAGCTGCTAACTTTAGAAGCATAGATGTGACGCCAACAGCAAACTTCATCGATAATGCCTATGTATTAATCTTGCAAGACAAACGCTGA
- the rplC gene encoding 50S ribosomal protein L3 — MAIGLVGKKCGMTRIFTETGASIPVTVVEVDANRITQVKNTDVDGYQAIQITTGTRRDSRVTAAQKGHFAKAGVKAGRGVWEFRANDSDLEGREIGGEILADLFEQGQMVDVTGQSKGKGFQGPIKRHNFSMQDATHGNSVSHRAHGSTGQNQSPGKVFKGKKMAGQMGNKRVTVQGLEVISVDAEKGLLVIKGAIPGATGGDVIVRPSVKA, encoded by the coding sequence ATGGCGATCGGTTTAGTCGGTAAAAAATGCGGCATGACTCGTATCTTCACTGAAACAGGCGCATCTATCCCTGTAACAGTGGTTGAGGTCGATGCAAACCGCATTACTCAAGTAAAAAATACTGATGTAGATGGCTATCAAGCTATCCAAATTACCACAGGTACCCGTCGTGACAGCCGCGTAACAGCCGCACAAAAAGGTCACTTCGCTAAAGCTGGCGTTAAAGCTGGCCGTGGTGTTTGGGAATTCCGTGCCAACGATAGCGATCTTGAAGGTCGTGAAATTGGTGGCGAGATTCTAGCTGACTTGTTCGAACAAGGTCAGATGGTTGATGTGACAGGACAAAGCAAAGGTAAAGGCTTCCAAGGTCCTATCAAACGTCACAACTTCAGCATGCAAGATGCGACTCATGGTAACTCAGTATCTCATCGTGCACATGGTTCAACTGGTCAAAACCAGTCACCAGGTAAAGTATTCAAAGGCAAAAAGATGGCGGGTCAGATGGGTAACAAACGTGTTACCGTTCAAGGCCTAGAAGTAATTTCGGTTGATGCCGAAAAAGGGTTACTTGTCATTAAGGGTGCTATCCCAGGCGCCACCGGTGGCGATGTCATCGTACGTCCGTCAGTCAAAGCCTAA
- the gatA gene encoding Asp-tRNA(Asn)/Glu-tRNA(Gln) amidotransferase subunit GatA → MSELHLLSTEQLITGLQDKKFSSLELTDHYIKRIDALDSKINSFITHTSETARAQAKAADEMRAQGDNRLLLGVPMAHKDIFCTQGVLTTCGSKMLHNFVSPYNATIVSNIDKAGMISLGKLNMDEFAMGSDNSSSYYGTVQNPWNLERVPGGSSGGSAAAIAAGFVPVATGSDTGGSIRQPASFCGLTGIKPTYGRVSRFGMIAYASSLDQAGSMGRSAKDCAYLLQPMIGHDPLDGTSIKHDIPDYIQDIEDAEAAAGDKPFAHLRIGVAKEYFANGLDSEVEQAVRAALKKYEELGATIVEVNITNPDITLSTYYMLAPAEASSNLSRFDGVRFGYRCENPKDLIDLYTRSRSEGFGPEVQRRILTGTYALSAGYFDAYYTKAQKVRRLIVKDFDDAFANCDVIASPTAPTAAYKLAEDLDPATMYLGDVYTIAVNLAGLPALSQPVGLTSDGLPIGLQLIGKHWHESELLSTAHLFQQHTDYHLQHSAIAKETV, encoded by the coding sequence ATGTCTGAGCTTCATTTATTAAGTACCGAGCAGCTGATCACTGGCTTGCAAGACAAAAAATTTAGCAGCCTCGAGCTGACTGATCACTATATCAAACGTATCGACGCCCTCGACAGCAAGATCAATAGCTTTATCACTCATACCTCTGAGACAGCACGCGCACAAGCAAAAGCAGCAGACGAGATGCGTGCACAAGGTGACAACCGCTTGTTATTAGGCGTACCAATGGCGCATAAAGACATCTTTTGTACGCAAGGCGTATTGACGACTTGTGGCTCTAAAATGCTACATAACTTTGTCTCACCTTATAATGCTACGATTGTCTCTAATATTGATAAGGCCGGTATGATTAGCTTAGGTAAGCTCAACATGGATGAGTTTGCGATGGGTTCAGACAATAGTAGCTCTTATTATGGCACGGTGCAAAATCCCTGGAACCTAGAGCGTGTTCCTGGTGGTTCGTCAGGTGGTAGTGCCGCAGCCATCGCCGCAGGCTTCGTTCCTGTTGCAACTGGTAGTGACACGGGTGGCTCTATCCGTCAGCCTGCTTCATTCTGTGGTTTAACCGGTATCAAACCCACTTATGGTCGTGTCTCGCGCTTTGGTATGATTGCTTATGCCTCAAGTCTTGACCAAGCTGGCAGCATGGGACGCAGCGCCAAAGACTGTGCCTATCTACTGCAACCCATGATCGGTCATGATCCACTTGATGGCACCTCCATTAAACATGACATTCCTGACTATATACAGGATATTGAAGATGCAGAAGCAGCCGCTGGCGACAAGCCTTTTGCGCATCTACGTATTGGCGTTGCCAAAGAGTATTTTGCTAATGGTTTAGATAGCGAAGTCGAGCAAGCAGTACGCGCCGCCCTAAAAAAATACGAAGAACTGGGTGCGACCATTGTAGAAGTAAACATCACCAACCCTGATATCACCCTGTCTACTTACTATATGCTAGCGCCGGCAGAAGCTTCTTCTAACTTATCGCGCTTCGATGGTGTACGCTTTGGTTATCGCTGTGAAAACCCAAAAGACTTGATCGATCTATACACACGCTCACGCTCTGAAGGGTTTGGCCCTGAGGTGCAACGCCGTATCTTGACAGGTACTTATGCCCTATCTGCCGGTTACTTCGACGCTTATTATACCAAGGCACAAAAAGTACGCCGCTTGATCGTTAAAGACTTCGACGATGCATTTGCCAACTGTGATGTGATTGCCAGTCCAACCGCACCAACGGCTGCCTACAAGCTTGCTGAAGACCTCGACCCTGCAACCATGTACTTAGGCGATGTGTATACCATCGCGGTGAATTTGGCCGGTTTGCCAGCACTGAGTCAGCCAGTGGGCTTGACGTCAGACGGCTTGCCTATTGGCTTGCAATTGATTGGCAAGCATTGGCACGAAAGTGAGCTGCTGTCTACGGCGCACCTATTCCAGCAACACACCGATTATCATTTACAACACTCTGCCATCGCGAAGGAGACGGTATAA
- the gatC gene encoding Asp-tRNA(Asn)/Glu-tRNA(Gln) amidotransferase subunit GatC gives MSPQSTSQQPSTSDSAVSREEILEIATLARLGVDESTANSYADDITKILKMMQTISNVDTTDIKPLANIHEACQELRADVANHDIDRERNQSVAPAVEEGLYLVPQVIE, from the coding sequence ATGTCACCACAATCAACGTCACAGCAACCATCAACGTCTGACAGCGCAGTCAGCCGTGAAGAAATCTTAGAAATTGCTACCCTTGCCCGTTTGGGTGTCGATGAGAGTACTGCCAATAGCTATGCCGATGACATCACTAAGATATTAAAGATGATGCAGACCATTAGCAACGTTGATACGACAGACATCAAGCCATTGGCAAACATTCATGAAGCTTGTCAAGAATTGCGCGCTGATGTTGCCAACCACGATATCGACCGCGAACGCAATCAGTCGGTCGCACCTGCTGTTGAAGAAGGCTTATATCTTGTACCACAAGTGATTGAATAG
- a CDS encoding Maf family protein produces the protein MNIILASGSPRRRELLARAKLDFELLSVDIDETQYDREAPKDYIERMVATKAQAAIEQLNVQLKTGKACFTEPLIILTSDTIGVLPDGQTVLVKPTDREHAYRMWQQMSDSIHEVWTAVQATQVSLPLEFSECASLEQGFQILDQRQITERTEVSFVPLTAEMMSDYWDSGEPADKAGGYGIQGLGAAWVSRINGSYTNVVGLPLAQTLALIKDMTAVSA, from the coding sequence ATGAATATCATTTTAGCGTCTGGTTCGCCGCGTCGTCGCGAGTTACTGGCAAGAGCGAAGCTAGATTTTGAGCTCTTGAGCGTAGATATTGATGAGACACAGTATGATCGTGAGGCACCAAAAGACTATATTGAGCGCATGGTTGCGACCAAGGCACAAGCGGCCATTGAGCAACTGAATGTACAGCTCAAAACAGGTAAGGCATGTTTTACTGAGCCACTTATTATTTTAACCTCGGATACGATAGGGGTGCTACCAGATGGTCAGACAGTACTCGTAAAACCAACCGATCGTGAACATGCTTATCGTATGTGGCAGCAAATGTCGGACAGCATTCACGAAGTATGGACCGCTGTACAAGCAACCCAAGTATCGTTACCTCTTGAGTTTTCTGAATGTGCAAGTCTAGAGCAAGGCTTTCAAATACTTGACCAACGACAAATCACTGAGCGTACAGAAGTGAGCTTTGTGCCACTGACGGCTGAGATGATGAGTGACTATTGGGATAGTGGTGAACCAGCTGACAAAGCAGGAGGTTATGGGATTCAGGGTCTTGGCGCGGCTTGGGTCAGTCGTATCAATGGCAGCTATACCAATGTCGTTGGATTGCCGTTAGCACAGACGCTGGCCCTAATCAAAGACATGACAGCAGTCAGTGCGTAA
- the rplW gene encoding 50S ribosomal protein L23 encodes MNNARLYQVLRGPVFSEKSQMLGDSLGVQVFKIDSNATKLEVKKAVELMFEGVEVTKVNTLNVKGKTKRFGKSIGRRNDYKKAYVTLKAGQDVQMADAGEEVANTTDSTSETANNE; translated from the coding sequence ATGAATAACGCAAGACTTTATCAGGTCTTAAGAGGACCTGTATTCTCAGAAAAATCTCAAATGCTTGGCGACTCACTTGGTGTGCAGGTATTTAAAATTGATTCTAATGCTACTAAGCTTGAAGTCAAGAAAGCAGTTGAGTTGATGTTTGAAGGTGTTGAAGTTACTAAAGTGAACACTTTGAATGTTAAAGGTAAGACAAAGCGTTTTGGTAAAAGCATCGGCCGTCGTAACGACTATAAAAAAGCCTATGTTACCTTAAAAGCTGGTCAAGATGTACAAATGGCTGATGCTGGTGAAGAAGTAGCGAACACTACTGATTCTACTAGTGAAACAGCGAATAACGAATAA
- the rpsS gene encoding 30S ribosomal protein S19 yields the protein MPRSLKKGPFIDAHLFAKVENALDTNSRKPIKTWSRRSMILPQMVGLTLSVHNGRTHVPVIVSEQMVGHKLGEFAPTRTYRGHGIDKKAKK from the coding sequence ATGCCTCGTTCATTGAAAAAAGGTCCATTCATAGACGCGCACCTATTTGCTAAAGTTGAGAATGCATTAGACACCAACTCACGCAAGCCAATTAAAACTTGGTCGCGCCGCTCAATGATTCTGCCACAAATGGTTGGCCTAACTTTATCTGTTCACAATGGCCGTACTCATGTACCGGTTATCGTGAGCGAGCAGATGGTTGGTCATAAACTAGGTGAATTTGCCCCGACTCGTACGTATCGTGGTCACGGCATTGACAAAAAAGCTAAGAAATAA
- the rplB gene encoding 50S ribosomal protein L2, which translates to MPIVRAKPTSPGRRFVEKVVHPHLYKGRPYAALLESKSKSGGRNNNGRITTRHIGGGHKQHYRIIDFKRTKDNIPATVERIEYDPNRTAHIALLKYADGERRYIIAAKKQAVGDTVMSGETSPIRPGNCLPLKNIPLGTVIHNIELKIGKGAQMARSAGASVQLLGRDGIYAILRMRSGETRRVHVNCRAVIGEVSNTENNLKSLGKAGASRWRGVRPSVRGVAMNPVDHPHGGGEGRNKGRHPTSPWGQKSKGLKTRHNKRTDNMIIRRRAKKK; encoded by the coding sequence ATGCCTATCGTAAGAGCAAAGCCAACATCACCAGGCCGTCGTTTTGTTGAAAAAGTGGTGCATCCACACCTTTACAAAGGTCGTCCTTATGCAGCGCTTCTCGAATCAAAAAGTAAGTCAGGTGGTCGTAACAATAATGGTCGCATAACGACTCGTCATATCGGCGGTGGTCATAAGCAACATTATCGTATTATCGATTTCAAACGTACTAAAGACAATATCCCAGCAACGGTAGAGCGTATTGAATACGATCCTAACCGTACTGCACATATTGCATTACTTAAGTATGCTGATGGCGAACGTCGTTACATTATCGCTGCTAAAAAACAAGCAGTTGGCGATACAGTAATGTCAGGTGAAACATCTCCAATCCGTCCAGGTAACTGCTTACCGCTAAAAAACATCCCATTGGGTACTGTGATTCACAATATCGAGCTTAAAATCGGTAAAGGTGCACAGATGGCTCGTTCTGCGGGTGCTAGCGTTCAGTTGTTAGGTCGTGACGGTATCTATGCGATTCTTCGTATGCGCTCTGGCGAAACACGCCGTGTACATGTGAATTGCCGTGCAGTTATTGGTGAAGTTTCTAACACTGAAAACAACTTGAAATCACTTGGTAAAGCCGGTGCTTCACGTTGGCGTGGTGTTCGTCCTTCAGTTCGTGGTGTCGCTATGAACCCGGTTGATCACCCACATGGTGGTGGTGAAGGTCGTAATAAAGGTCGCCATCCAACTAGCCCTTGGGGTCAGAAGTCTAAAGGACTTAAAACGCGTCACAATAAGCGTACTGACAATATGATCATCCGCCGCCGCGCCAAGAAGAAATAA
- the rplD gene encoding 50S ribosomal protein L4 translates to MDLKTVTGAAVELSDTAFGREFNEALVHQVVTAYLAGARQGTRAQKTRAEVSGGGIKPWRQKGTGRARAGSIRSPIWRSGGRAFAAKPQDWSQKVNRKMYRGAMQCILAELIRQERLILVEELSVSGPKTKELIAKLNDLNAPRALIVTKEVDENLYLAARNIPHVNVLGTNEVDPVSLIAFDKVIMSVEAAKQFEEALA, encoded by the coding sequence GTGGATTTAAAAACAGTTACAGGTGCGGCGGTTGAGCTTTCTGATACGGCTTTTGGTCGTGAATTCAACGAAGCATTAGTGCATCAAGTCGTCACCGCATATCTTGCTGGTGCTCGTCAAGGTACACGTGCGCAAAAAACCCGTGCCGAAGTTTCTGGCGGTGGCATTAAGCCATGGCGCCAAAAAGGTACTGGTCGCGCTCGTGCAGGCTCTATTCGTAGCCCTATCTGGCGTTCAGGTGGTCGTGCATTCGCTGCAAAACCACAAGATTGGTCACAGAAAGTAAACCGTAAAATGTATCGCGGTGCGATGCAGTGCATCCTAGCCGAATTGATTCGCCAAGAGCGTTTGATTTTGGTAGAAGAGTTGAGCGTTTCTGGACCTAAGACCAAAGAGCTGATTGCAAAGTTAAATGATCTTAATGCACCTCGTGCATTAATCGTCACCAAAGAAGTTGACGAGAATTTATACTTAGCTGCTCGCAACATCCCACACGTCAATGTACTTGGTACAAACGAAGTGGATCCAGTGAGCTTGATTGCTTTTGATAAAGTAATCATGTCAGTTGAAGCTGCGAAACAATTTGAGGAAGCACTAGCATGA